In Aedes albopictus strain Foshan chromosome 3, AalbF5, whole genome shotgun sequence, the following are encoded in one genomic region:
- the LOC134284303 gene encoding large ribosomal subunit protein uL15-like — MVNLRQRKKTRKLRGHVSHGHGRIGKHRKHPGGRGNAGGMHHHRINFDKYHPGYFGKVGMRNFHLNRNHKYCPTINLTKLWSLVGEDKRIECKKDQTKVPVVDLVKFGYFKLLGTGHIPKQPIIVKAKFFSRKAENKIKMAGGACILRA, encoded by the exons ATGGTC AATCTACGCCAGAGAAAGAAGACCAGGAAGCTACGTGGTCACGTCAGCCACGGTCATGGTCGTATCG GCAAGCACCGTAAGCACCCTGGTGGTCGCGGTAACGCTGGTGGTATGCACCATCATCGTATCAACTTCGACAAGTACCATCCTGGATACTTCGGAAAGGTCGGTATGAGGAACTTCCATCTGAACCGCAACCACAAGTACTGCCCCACGATCAACCTGACCAAGCTGTGGTCGCTGGTCGGTGAGGACAAGCGCATTGAGTGCAAGAAGGACCAGACCAAGGTGCCAGTGGTCGACCTAGTTAAATTC GGTTACTTCAAGTTGCTCGGCACGGGACACATCCCCAAGCAGCCCATCATCGTTAAGGCCAAGTTCTTCTCCCGGAAGGCCGAGAACAAGATCAAGATGGCTGGCGGTGCCTGCATCCTGAGGGCGTAA